Proteins from one Stenotrophomonas aracearum genomic window:
- a CDS encoding sensor histidine kinase — translation MIVPDPFAQDVPVLSSWLSSRLRPAPDSAVADNLRSGKPAWSDAVHLLWTGWVFLTPIFGGGFTATWVWLTVLTYPVFLALYGRQLLAPRRYAPRFALAMVAMGLALLPWYPSGISYFIFGCVTLRVCRTGSARRYLAQLVALNALFVGIALWVGYQWQLVVWIPAMAMIIGIIVNVESTNKDREAALQLSQDEVRRLAATAERERIGRDLHDLLGHTLSLITLKLELSRKLFDRDPERARAEVTEAEAIARQALAEVRSAVTGIRASDLAAELAAARLLLECQHVHLDYPPPPPMPVEIERGLALVLREAATNIVRHAQAHQAWVAFEQDGRMLSMQIRDDGQGGVQVDGNGLTGMRERVAALRGTLLVTSVRGQGTTVAVQVPLPAATRSVPAAAPVAVIP, via the coding sequence ATGATCGTTCCCGATCCCTTTGCCCAGGACGTTCCCGTGCTGTCCAGCTGGCTCTCCTCGCGTTTGCGCCCCGCACCCGACTCGGCCGTGGCCGACAACCTGCGCAGCGGCAAACCGGCCTGGTCCGACGCGGTGCACCTGCTGTGGACCGGCTGGGTGTTCCTGACCCCGATCTTCGGCGGCGGCTTTACCGCCACCTGGGTGTGGCTGACCGTGCTGACCTACCCGGTGTTCCTGGCGCTGTACGGCCGCCAGCTGCTGGCCCCGCGCCGGTACGCGCCGCGTTTTGCGCTGGCGATGGTGGCCATGGGCCTGGCGCTGCTGCCGTGGTACCCGTCGGGCATCAGCTACTTCATCTTCGGCTGCGTCACCCTGCGCGTGTGCCGCACCGGCAGCGCCCGGCGCTACCTGGCCCAGCTGGTGGCGCTCAATGCGCTGTTCGTGGGCATCGCGCTGTGGGTGGGCTACCAGTGGCAGCTGGTGGTGTGGATTCCGGCGATGGCGATGATCATCGGCATCATCGTCAACGTGGAAAGCACCAACAAGGACCGCGAGGCGGCGCTGCAGCTGTCGCAGGACGAGGTGCGCCGGCTGGCCGCCACCGCCGAGCGCGAACGCATCGGACGCGACCTGCACGACCTGCTGGGGCACACCCTGTCGCTGATCACCTTGAAGCTGGAGCTGTCGCGCAAGCTGTTCGACCGCGACCCGGAGCGCGCCCGCGCCGAAGTGACCGAGGCCGAGGCCATCGCCCGCCAGGCCTTGGCCGAGGTGCGCAGCGCGGTCACCGGCATCCGCGCCAGCGACCTGGCCGCCGAGCTGGCGGCGGCGCGGCTGCTGCTGGAGTGCCAGCACGTACACCTGGACTACCCGCCGCCGCCGCCGATGCCGGTGGAGATCGAGCGCGGGCTGGCGCTGGTGCTGCGCGAAGCGGCCACCAACATCGTGCGCCACGCGCAGGCGCACCAGGCCTGGGTGGCGTTCGAGCAGGACGGGCGCATGCTGTCCATGCAGATTCGCGATGACGGGCAGGGCGGCGTGCAGGTCGATGGCAATGGCCTGACCGGCATGCGCGAGCGGGTGGCGGCGTTGCGCGGCACCCTGCTGGTGACCTCGGTGCGCGGGCAGGGCACTACCGTGGCGGTGCAGGTACCGCTCCCGGCGGCGACGCGGTCGGTGCCGGCGGCGGCGCCAGTGGCGGTGATTCCATGA
- a CDS encoding response regulator transcription factor yields MIRIVLAEDQAMVRGALSALLGLEPDIEVLGAAADGEAAWRMVQQLKPDILVTDIEMPGLSGLELAQRISRHELPIKVVIVTTFARSGFLRRALDAGVCGYLLKDAPAEKLADALRQVQHGGRAIDPQLALDAWSQADPLNDRERQVLRLSGDGRSASEIATQLGLSHGTVRNYLSECIGKLGVANRIEAYRLARQKGWL; encoded by the coding sequence ATGATCCGCATCGTCCTCGCAGAAGACCAGGCCATGGTGCGCGGCGCGCTTTCCGCACTGCTCGGGTTGGAGCCGGACATCGAAGTGCTGGGCGCTGCCGCCGACGGTGAGGCGGCGTGGCGCATGGTCCAGCAGTTGAAGCCGGACATCCTGGTGACTGACATCGAGATGCCGGGATTGTCAGGGCTGGAGCTGGCGCAGCGCATCTCGCGGCACGAACTGCCAATCAAGGTGGTGATCGTGACCACCTTCGCGCGCTCGGGGTTCCTGCGCCGAGCGCTGGATGCCGGCGTGTGCGGCTATCTGCTGAAGGACGCGCCGGCCGAGAAGCTGGCCGACGCATTGCGCCAGGTGCAGCACGGCGGCCGCGCCATCGACCCGCAACTGGCGCTGGACGCGTGGTCGCAGGCCGACCCGCTGAACGACCGCGAACGCCAGGTGCTACGCCTGTCCGGCGACGGCCGCTCGGCCAGCGAGATCGCCACCCAGCTGGGCCTGTCGCACGGCACCGTGCGCAATTATCTGTCCGAGTGCATCGGCAAGCTGGGGGTGGCCAATCGGATCGAGGCGTATCGGTTGGCAAGGCAGAAGGGTTGGTTGTAG
- a CDS encoding efflux RND transporter periplasmic adaptor subunit, whose protein sequence is MNASAELLKELRIDRNKASAPPPSGTPRRGLWIVLAIVALLVLGGIAWFLFGRERPIEVSTVPVVAIQQGTASSSVLDASGYVVARRMATVSAKITGKVREVMIEEGMRVEEGQVMATLDPIDANAQRSLSASQLEAARSQLAGLKAQVAQADAEAGRLQKLVGQQLVSRSQYDLAMAQRDSLRAQLKTAERNTRVAGDALAIAELGVDNNTVRAPFSGVVTAKAAQPGEIVSPLSAGGGFTRTGIGTIVDMDSLEIEVEVGEAFIGRVQPKMPVEATLNAYPEWKIPAEVIAIIPTADRGKATVKVRIELKVKDPRIVPEMGVRVSFLEAAAPAQAAAPKGVRVPASALVERDQKTVAFVVGDDKRVQQVPVTVGVALNNDRQVTAGLSAGEQVVNNPPPELRDGSAVVEKQPQ, encoded by the coding sequence ATGAACGCATCCGCTGAACTGCTCAAGGAACTCCGCATCGACCGCAACAAGGCCTCGGCGCCGCCGCCGTCGGGTACGCCCCGCCGTGGTCTGTGGATCGTGCTGGCCATCGTCGCGCTGCTGGTGCTGGGCGGTATCGCCTGGTTCCTGTTCGGCCGCGAACGGCCGATCGAGGTCAGCACCGTCCCGGTGGTGGCGATCCAGCAGGGCACCGCCAGCAGCTCGGTGCTCGACGCCAGCGGCTACGTGGTCGCCCGGCGCATGGCCACGGTCTCGGCCAAGATCACCGGCAAGGTCCGCGAGGTGATGATCGAAGAAGGCATGCGGGTGGAAGAAGGCCAGGTCATGGCCACCCTGGACCCGATCGACGCCAACGCCCAGCGCAGCCTCTCGGCCTCGCAGCTGGAAGCAGCGCGCAGCCAGCTGGCCGGGTTGAAGGCGCAGGTGGCGCAGGCCGATGCCGAAGCCGGGCGCCTGCAGAAGCTGGTCGGCCAGCAGCTGGTTTCGCGTTCGCAGTACGACCTCGCCATGGCCCAGCGCGACAGCCTGCGGGCCCAGCTCAAGACCGCCGAACGCAACACCCGCGTGGCCGGCGACGCGCTGGCCATCGCCGAGCTCGGGGTCGACAACAACACCGTGCGCGCGCCGTTCTCCGGCGTGGTCACCGCCAAGGCCGCGCAGCCGGGTGAGATCGTCTCGCCGCTGTCGGCCGGTGGCGGGTTCACCCGTACCGGTATCGGCACCATCGTGGACATGGATTCGCTGGAGATCGAAGTCGAAGTCGGCGAGGCCTTCATCGGCCGCGTGCAGCCGAAGATGCCGGTGGAAGCCACCCTCAACGCCTACCCGGAATGGAAGATCCCGGCCGAGGTGATCGCCATCATTCCCACTGCCGACCGCGGCAAGGCCACGGTCAAGGTGCGCATCGAATTGAAGGTGAAGGACCCGCGCATCGTGCCGGAAATGGGCGTGCGGGTGAGCTTCCTGGAAGCGGCCGCGCCGGCCCAGGCGGCTGCCCCCAAGGGCGTGCGCGTACCGGCCTCGGCGCTGGTCGAGCGCGACCAGAAGACCGTGGCATTCGTGGTCGGCGACGACAAGCGCGTGCAGCAGGTGCCGGTCACGGTAGGCGTGGCCCTCAACAACGACCGCCAGGTCACTGCCGGCCTCAGCGCCGGCGAGCAGGTGGTCAACAACCCACCCCCGGAACTGCGCGACGGCAGTGCCGTAGTGGAAAAGCAACCGCAGTAA
- a CDS encoding ABC transporter ATP-binding protein: MSTLVSLRNITKTYQRGPEKVQVLHGIDLDIQKGDFVALMGPSGSGKTTLLNLIGGLDTPSGGEIEIEGERIDRMSGGQLSTWRSHHVGFVFQFYNLMPMLTAQKNVELPLLLTHLGAAQRKRNAEIALTLVGLADRRSHRPNELSGGQQQRVAIARAIVSDPTFLICDEPTGDLDRASAEEILLLLQQLNREHGKTIIMVTHDPKAAEYATHTVHLDKGELADAPAAH, from the coding sequence ATGTCCACCCTGGTTTCGCTCCGCAACATCACCAAGACCTACCAGCGCGGCCCCGAGAAGGTGCAGGTCCTGCACGGCATCGACCTGGACATCCAGAAGGGCGATTTCGTCGCGCTGATGGGCCCCTCCGGCTCGGGCAAGACCACCCTGCTCAACCTGATCGGCGGGCTGGACACGCCGAGCGGCGGCGAGATCGAGATCGAAGGCGAGCGCATCGACCGCATGTCCGGCGGCCAGCTCTCCACCTGGCGCAGCCACCACGTGGGCTTCGTGTTCCAGTTCTACAACCTGATGCCGATGCTCACCGCGCAGAAGAACGTGGAACTGCCGCTGCTGCTGACCCACCTGGGTGCGGCGCAGCGCAAGCGCAATGCCGAGATCGCGCTGACCTTGGTCGGCCTGGCCGACCGCCGCAGCCACCGCCCCAACGAGCTTTCCGGCGGCCAGCAGCAGCGCGTGGCGATCGCCCGCGCGATCGTGTCCGACCCGACCTTCCTGATCTGCGACGAACCCACCGGCGACCTCGACCGCGCCTCGGCCGAGGAGATCCTGTTGCTGCTGCAGCAGCTCAACCGCGAGCACGGCAAGACCATCATCATGGTCACCCATGACCCCAAGGCCGCCGAGTACGCCACGCATACGGTGCACCTGGACAAGGGCGAGCTGGCCGACGCGCCTGCGGCCCACTGA